The Symphalangus syndactylus isolate Jambi chromosome 3, NHGRI_mSymSyn1-v2.1_pri, whole genome shotgun sequence genome has a segment encoding these proteins:
- the BACE1 gene encoding beta-secretase 1 isoform X7, with product MIIGGIDHSLYTGSLWYTPIRREWYYEVIIVRVEINGQDLKMDCKEYNYDKSIVDSGTTNLRLPKKVFEAAVKSIKAASSTEKFPDGFWLGEQLVCWQAGTTPWNIFPVISLYLMGEVTNQSFRITILPQQYLRPVEDVATSQDDCYKFAISQSSTGTVMGAVIMEGFYVVFDRARKRIGFAVSACHVHDEFRTAAVEGPFVTSDMEDCGYNIPQTDESTLMTIAYVMAAICALFMLPLCLMVCQWRCLRCLRQQHDDFADDISLLK from the exons ATG atCATTGGAGGTATCGACCACTCGCTGTACACAGGCAGTCTCTGGTATACACCCATCCGGCGGGAGTGGTATTACGAGGTGATCATTGTGCGGGTGGAGATCAATGGACAGGATCTGAAAATGGACTGCAAGGAG TACAACTATGACAAGAGCATTGTGGACAGTGGCACCACCAACCTTCGTTTGCCCAAGAAAGTGTTTGAAGCTGCAGTCAAATCCATCAAGGCAGCCTCCTCC ACGGAGAAGTTCCCTGATGGTTTCTGGCTAGGAGAGCAGCTGGTGTGCTGGCAAGCAGGCACCACCCCTTGGAACATTTTCCCAGTCATCTCACTCTACCTAATGGGTGAGGTTACCAACCAGTCCTTCCGCATCACCATCCTTCCGCAG CAATACCTGCGGCCAGTGGAAGATGTGGCCACGTCCCAAGACGACTGTTACAAGTTTGCCATCTCACAGTCATCCACGGGCACTGTTATGGGAGCTGTTATCATGGAGGGCTTCTACGTTGTCTTTGATCGGGCCCGAAAACGAATTGGCTTTGCTGTCAGCGCTTGCCATG TGCACGATGAGTTCAGGACAGCAGCGGTGGAAGGCCCTTTTGTCACCTCGGACATGGAAGACTGTGGCTACAACATTCCACAGACAGACGAGTCAACCCTCATGACCATAGCCTATGTCATGGCTGCCATCTGCGCCCTCTTCATGCTGCCACTCTGCCTCATGGTGTGTCAGTGGCGCTGCCTCCGCTGCCTGCGCCAGCAGCATGATGACTTTGCTGATGACATCTCCCTGCTGAAGTGA